In a genomic window of Streptococcus oralis subsp. tigurinus:
- a CDS encoding carbohydrate ABC transporter permease — protein sequence MAEKKIKKEKIDNVGIHSFSKKADIFFSIISGLIALSCILPFIFVIIISVTDEKSILQYGYSFFPSKFGVDGFQFLAQFKDKILQALFISVFVTVVGTVTNVFITTTYAYAISRTTFKYRRFFTIFALLSMLFNAGLVPGYIVVTRLLQLGDTVWALIVPMLLSPFNIILMRSFFKKTIPEAILESARIDGASEARIFFQICLPLSLPGIATITLLTALGFWNDWFNALLYIKSDNLYPLQYLLMQIQQNMDYIAKAVGLSGQLGVALPKETGRMAMVVVATLPIAILYPFFQRYFVKGLTIGGVKE from the coding sequence ATGGCAGAAAAGAAAATTAAAAAAGAAAAAATCGATAATGTCGGCATTCACTCCTTTAGTAAGAAGGCAGATATCTTCTTCAGTATTATTTCTGGATTGATTGCTCTCTCTTGTATCTTGCCCTTTATCTTCGTTATCATCATTTCGGTGACAGACGAAAAGAGCATCCTCCAGTATGGATATAGCTTTTTCCCTTCGAAGTTTGGTGTAGATGGATTCCAGTTCCTAGCTCAGTTTAAAGATAAGATCCTCCAAGCGCTCTTTATCTCAGTTTTTGTAACCGTAGTCGGAACAGTGACCAACGTCTTCATCACAACCACCTATGCCTACGCCATCTCACGGACAACCTTTAAGTACCGCAGATTCTTTACAATTTTTGCCCTTCTTAGTATGTTGTTCAATGCTGGTTTGGTACCAGGCTATATTGTGGTAACTCGCCTGCTTCAACTGGGTGATACCGTTTGGGCCTTGATTGTTCCAATGCTTCTCTCACCATTCAACATCATCTTGATGCGTTCCTTCTTCAAGAAGACCATTCCAGAAGCCATTCTCGAATCTGCTCGTATCGATGGTGCCAGTGAAGCCCGGATCTTCTTCCAGATTTGTTTGCCATTGTCACTTCCAGGTATCGCAACCATCACGCTTTTGACAGCTCTTGGTTTCTGGAACGACTGGTTCAACGCCCTTCTTTACATCAAGAGTGACAACTTGTATCCATTGCAATATTTGCTCATGCAAATCCAGCAAAATATGGACTACATCGCAAAAGCAGTCGGCCTATCTGGTCAACTGGGAGTCGCTCTTCCAAAGGAAACAGGACGTATGGCCATGGTTGTGGTTGCAACCCTTCCAATCGCGATTCTGTATCCATTCTTCCAACGCTACTTTGTTAAAGGTTTGACCATCGGTGGTGTGAAAGAATAG
- a CDS encoding beta-N-acetylhexosaminidase — MVRFTGLSPKQAQAIEVLKSHISLPDVEVAVTQSDQASISIKGESEYYQLTYRKPHQLYRALSLLATALAEADKVEIEEQAAYEDLAYMADCSRNAVLNVASAKQMIEVLALMGYSTFELYMEDTYQIEGQPYFGYFRGAYSAEELQEIEAYAQQFDMTFVPCIQTLAHLSAFVKWGVKEVQELRDVEDILLIGEEKVYDLIDGMFATLSKLQTRKVNIGMDEAHLVGLGRYLILNGVVDRSLLMCQHLERVLDIADKYGFHCQMWSDMFFKLMSADGQYDRDVEIPEETRIYLDRLKDRVTLVYWDYYQDSEEKYNRNFRNHHKISQDIAFAGGAWKWIGFTPNNHFSRLIAMEANKACRANQIKEVIVTGWGDNGGETAQFSILPSLQIWAELSYRNDLDRLSAHFKTNTGLSVEDFMQIDLANLLPDLPGNLSGINPNRYVFYQDVLCPILDRHMTPEQDKPHFAQAAETLAAIKEKAGDYSYLFETQAQLNQILSSKVDVGRRIRQAYQVNDKEGLQEIARQELPKLRSEIENFHALFSHQWLKENKVFGLDTVDIRMGGLLQRIKRAESRIEAYLSDQIDRIEELEVEILPFTDFYADKDFTATTANQWHTIATASTIYTT, encoded by the coding sequence ATGGTAAGATTTACAGGACTTAGTCCCAAACAAGCGCAAGCTATTGAGGTTTTAAAAAGTCACATTTCCCTACCAGATGTGGAAGTGGCAGTCACTCAGTCTGATCAAGCCTCTATTTCTATCAAGGGTGAAAGCGAATACTATCAACTAACCTATCGCAAACCTCACCAACTCTACCGCGCCTTGTCCTTGTTGGCAACGGCTCTAGCAGAAGCTGACAAAGTAGAGATTGAGGAGCAGGCGGCTTATGAAGATTTAGCCTACATGGCAGACTGTTCCCGCAATGCGGTGCTGAATGTGGCTTCTGCCAAGCAGATGATTGAAGTCTTGGCTCTCATGGGTTACTCGACCTTCGAGCTCTACATGGAAGACACCTACCAGATTGAGGGGCAGCCATACTTTGGTTATTTCCGTGGAGCCTATTCGGCTGAAGAGTTGCAGGAAATCGAAGCCTATGCCCAGCAGTTTGACATGACCTTTGTGCCTTGCATCCAGACCTTGGCCCACTTGTCAGCCTTCGTCAAATGGGGTGTCAAAGAAGTGCAGGAACTTCGTGATGTGGAGGACATTCTCCTCATCGGAGAAGAAAAGGTGTATGACCTGATTGATGGCATGTTTGCCACTCTATCTAAACTGCAGACTCGCAAGGTCAATATCGGGATGGACGAGGCTCACTTGGTTGGTTTGGGGCGCTACCTCATCTTGAACGGCGTTGTGGACCGTAGTCTCCTTATGTGCCAACACTTGGAGCGTGTACTGGATATTGCTGACAAGTATGGTTTCCACTGTCAGATGTGGAGCGATATGTTCTTTAAGCTCATGTCAGCGGATGGCCAGTATGACCGTGACGTGGAGATTCCAGAGGAAACTCGTATCTACCTAGACCGTCTAAAAGACCGTGTAACCTTGGTTTACTGGGATTATTATCAGGATAGCGAGGAAAAATACAATCGCAATTTCCGCAATCACCACAAGATTAGCCAAGATATTGCCTTTGCAGGCGGAGCTTGGAAGTGGATCGGTTTTACGCCCAACAACCATTTCAGCCGTCTCATCGCTATGGAGGCCAACAAAGCCTGTCGTGCCAATCAAATCAAAGAAGTCATCGTGACGGGTTGGGGGGATAACGGTGGCGAGACAGCCCAGTTTTCTATCCTACCCAGCTTGCAAATCTGGGCAGAACTCAGCTACCGCAATGACCTAGACCGTTTGTCTGCACACTTCAAGACCAATACAGGTCTATCGGTTGAGGACTTTATGCAGATTGATCTAGCCAACCTCTTGCCAGATCTACCAGGCAATCTCAGTGGTATCAATCCCAACCGCTATGTCTTTTATCAGGATGTTCTTTGCCCGATTCTTGATAGACACATGACACCTGAACAGGACAAACCGCACTTCGCTCAGGCCGCTGAAACGCTTGCTGCTATCAAAGAAAAAGCTGGTGACTACTCTTATCTCTTTGAAACTCAGGCTCAATTGAACCAGATTTTAAGCAGTAAAGTGGATGTGGGACGACGTATCCGTCAGGCCTACCAAGTAAACGATAAAGAAGGTCTGCAAGAAATCGCCAGACAAGAATTACCAAAACTCAGAAGCGAGATTGAAAACTTCCATGCTCTCTTTAGTCACCAATGGTTGAAAGAAAATAAGGTCTTTGGCTTGGATACAGTCGATATCCGTATGGGCGGACTCTTGCAACGTATCAAGCGAGCAGAAAGCCGTATCGAAGCCTATCTGTCTGATCAGATTGACCGCATCGAAGAATTAGAAGTTGAGATCTTACCATTTACTGACTTCTACGCAGACAAGGATTTCACAGCAACTACAGCCAATCAGTGGCACACTATTGCGACCGCATCGACGATTTATACGACTTAA
- a CDS encoding ABC transporter permease has protein sequence MKKFSKTLRDNWIFLLMVLPGALWLILFFYIPVFGNVVAFKDYHMTSNGFIDSIVNSKWVGLDNFRFLFSSKDAFIITRNTVLYNLGFIFIGLIVSVGIAIILSELRSKRMVKIFQTSMLFPYFLSWVIISFFTDAFLNIDKGVFNHFLTSIGMKEVNFYADLGIWPYLLLFLGIWKGFGYSSVMYYATIMGIDPTYYEAATVDGASKWQRIRNVTIPQLTPLVTVLTILAVGNIFRADFGLFYQIPHNAGQLYNVTNVLDVYVFNGLTQTADIGMASAAGLYQSVVGLILVILSNLLARRVDPNSALF, from the coding sequence ATGAAAAAGTTTTCAAAGACCTTGAGAGATAACTGGATCTTTCTCTTGATGGTTTTACCAGGGGCACTCTGGTTGATTCTATTCTTTTACATTCCAGTATTTGGGAATGTGGTCGCCTTTAAAGACTACCATATGACCAGTAATGGTTTCATAGATAGTATTGTGAATAGTAAATGGGTCGGGTTAGATAATTTCAGATTCTTGTTTAGTTCAAAAGATGCCTTTATCATCACTCGAAATACCGTTCTTTATAATCTCGGCTTTATCTTTATCGGTTTGATTGTATCAGTAGGGATTGCCATCATCCTCAGCGAGCTTCGCTCTAAGAGAATGGTTAAGATTTTCCAAACGTCTATGTTGTTCCCTTACTTCCTGTCATGGGTTATCATCAGTTTCTTTACAGATGCCTTCCTAAACATTGACAAAGGGGTCTTCAACCATTTCCTAACATCCATTGGCATGAAGGAAGTCAACTTCTACGCTGACTTAGGCATTTGGCCATACCTTCTCCTTTTCCTAGGTATTTGGAAAGGCTTTGGATATAGCAGTGTCATGTACTATGCGACGATCATGGGGATTGACCCAACCTACTATGAAGCAGCAACAGTGGACGGGGCTAGCAAGTGGCAACGCATTCGCAACGTAACCATTCCTCAGTTGACTCCACTTGTGACAGTTTTGACCATTCTTGCAGTCGGAAATATCTTCCGTGCAGACTTTGGTCTCTTCTATCAAATCCCGCACAATGCTGGTCAGCTTTACAATGTAACTAACGTTTTGGACGTATATGTCTTTAATGGTTTGACTCAGACTGCAGATATCGGTATGGCTTCAGCAGCCGGTCTTTACCAATCCGTTGTCGGTTTGATACTGGTTATCCTATCAAACTTGCTTGCAAGACGAGTCGATCCAAACTCAGCTTTATTCTAG